The following are from one region of the Hyphomicrobium album genome:
- a CDS encoding HAD family hydrolase, producing MQLPAAPITPTVVFDLDGTLVHTVPDIAEALDIALAPYGVGRTTIGQAASMMGDGLSEFFWKAMVSKRLNLSAVEADAARRLFIDTYAASPATLSHVYPGVRPLLHELRERGVHTAVCTNKVEHIGSDILERFDLRRYFDAVVGSGGDRPMKPDPRPIIEAVSRAGGRMERALLVGDTSADHGAAIAARIPLVLLDYGYSHVPINALTYGIIVDNPMSLHDAVMSFVGMEHYLGPDSDHHHRSVA from the coding sequence ATGCAGCTTCCCGCGGCACCAATCACGCCGACCGTCGTCTTCGATCTCGACGGCACGCTCGTCCACACGGTGCCGGATATCGCCGAGGCGCTCGACATCGCACTTGCGCCGTATGGCGTCGGCCGCACGACCATTGGTCAAGCCGCCAGCATGATGGGCGACGGTCTGAGTGAATTCTTCTGGAAGGCGATGGTATCCAAGCGCCTCAACCTTTCTGCGGTCGAGGCGGACGCGGCGCGCCGTCTCTTCATCGACACCTACGCCGCGTCACCGGCGACCCTGTCGCACGTCTACCCGGGCGTTCGCCCTTTGCTGCACGAGCTGCGCGAGCGCGGTGTGCACACCGCAGTGTGCACCAACAAGGTCGAGCACATCGGCTCCGACATCCTCGAGCGCTTCGACCTACGCCGCTACTTCGACGCTGTCGTCGGCTCGGGCGGCGACCGGCCGATGAAGCCCGACCCCCGCCCGATCATCGAGGCCGTTTCACGCGCCGGCGGCCGCATGGAGCGCGCCCTGCTCGTAGGCGACACCAGTGCCGACCACGGCGCCGCGATCGCCGCGCGCATTCCGCTGGTGCTGCTCGACTACGGCTACAGCCACGTGCCGATCAACGCGCTCACCTACGGCATCATCGTCGACAACCCGATGAGCCTGCACGACGCGGTGATGAGCTTCGTCGGCATGGAGCACTATCTCGGCCCCGACTCAGACCACCACCACCGCTCCGTCGCCTAG
- the ald gene encoding alanine dehydrogenase — translation MRIGVPKEVKVHEYRVGLVPASAREAVAHGHEVFVQAGAAERMGIGDDDYRRVGAVILPTAEDVFATGELIVKVKEPLAAERAMLRQGQTLFTYLHLAPDPAQAEDLMRSGVTAIAYETVTGARGGLPLLSPMSEVAGRMSIQAGAHCLEMEQGGRGMLLGGSAGVAPANVVVIGGGVSGVNAVRMAVGLEAFVTCIDINIERLYALDQQFGASLNTIFSTRQAIEDYVLQADLVVGAVLVPGAAAPKLITTDLVKAMKRGSVIVDISIDQGGFAETSHPTTHANPSYVAHGVVHYCVANMPGAVARTSTFALNNATLPFVLALADKGTAGALRADPHLLAGLNVYEGKVTHPAVAEALGLTYFDPSRALGK, via the coding sequence ATGCGCATCGGCGTGCCGAAAGAAGTGAAGGTGCACGAGTACCGTGTCGGTCTCGTGCCGGCGAGCGCGCGCGAGGCGGTGGCGCATGGGCATGAGGTGTTCGTGCAGGCCGGCGCGGCCGAGCGCATGGGCATCGGCGACGACGACTACCGCCGCGTCGGCGCCGTCATCCTGCCGACCGCCGAGGATGTGTTCGCCACCGGCGAGCTGATCGTCAAGGTGAAGGAGCCGCTGGCCGCCGAGCGCGCCATGCTGCGCCAGGGTCAGACGCTCTTCACGTACCTGCATCTGGCGCCCGATCCGGCGCAAGCCGAGGACCTGATGCGCTCGGGCGTGACGGCGATTGCCTACGAGACGGTGACGGGCGCGCGGGGCGGACTGCCGTTGCTCTCACCCATGAGCGAGGTCGCAGGCCGCATGTCGATCCAGGCCGGCGCGCACTGCCTGGAGATGGAGCAGGGCGGCCGCGGCATGCTGCTCGGCGGCTCGGCCGGCGTGGCACCGGCGAACGTCGTGGTGATCGGCGGTGGCGTCTCCGGCGTCAACGCCGTGCGCATGGCCGTGGGACTCGAAGCCTTCGTCACCTGCATCGACATCAACATCGAGCGGCTGTACGCGCTCGATCAGCAGTTCGGCGCTTCGCTCAACACCATCTTCTCCACGCGCCAGGCAATCGAGGACTACGTGCTGCAGGCCGACCTCGTCGTCGGTGCGGTGCTCGTGCCGGGGGCGGCGGCGCCAAAGCTGATCACGACCGACCTCGTCAAGGCGATGAAGCGCGGCTCGGTGATCGTCGACATCTCCATCGATCAGGGCGGCTTCGCCGAGACATCGCATCCGACGACGCATGCCAATCCGAGCTACGTTGCGCATGGCGTCGTGCACTATTGCGTTGCCAACATGCCGGGCGCCGTGGCCCGCACCTCCACGTTCGCGCTCAACAACGCGACGCTGCCCTTCGTGCTTGCGCTGGCCGACAAGGGAACGGCGGGGGCGCTACGCGCCGACCCGCATCTGCTTGCGGGGCTCAACGTGTATGAGGGGAAGGTCACCCACCCCGCTGTGGCCGAAGCATTGGGCCTCACCTACTTCGACCCAAGCCGAGCACTGGGCAAATGA
- a CDS encoding alpha/beta hydrolase, with protein sequence MQLIIKLAYWLFAVYAVVAVAAFVLQRRLMYFPDPERVSPASFNLPGVVERMIDTPDGARLIAWYAPAAPGRPTLLYFHGNAGNLASRSERVRRYVARGYGVLFMSYRSYGGSTGTPSERANVADALLAYQVLIEDGIDPDDIIVYGESLGSGVAVQVAAQVVVGGLVLDAPYTSIVDVAALAYPYLPVRPFMLDRYETMRFLPKVKAPLLVLHGEDDRVIPVEMGKAVYAAANPPKEIATFTRAGHSDHHLYGSYEEVFRWIEALRAKAHRRAADERIEGAAQ encoded by the coding sequence ATGCAGCTGATCATCAAGCTCGCGTACTGGCTCTTTGCCGTCTACGCCGTGGTGGCCGTGGCTGCCTTCGTGTTGCAGCGGCGCCTGATGTACTTCCCCGACCCCGAGCGCGTCTCGCCGGCGAGCTTCAACCTACCCGGCGTCGTGGAACGGATGATCGACACTCCCGACGGTGCGCGACTGATCGCCTGGTATGCGCCCGCTGCTCCGGGACGACCGACGCTGCTCTACTTCCACGGCAACGCCGGGAACCTCGCCAGCCGCTCGGAGCGCGTACGCCGCTACGTGGCACGCGGCTACGGTGTGCTGTTCATGAGCTATCGCAGCTACGGCGGTTCGACGGGCACGCCAAGCGAGCGTGCCAATGTCGCGGATGCGCTCCTCGCCTATCAGGTGCTGATCGAGGATGGCATCGATCCAGACGACATCATCGTCTACGGGGAATCGTTGGGTTCGGGTGTTGCCGTGCAGGTTGCGGCCCAGGTGGTAGTCGGCGGCCTGGTGCTGGATGCGCCCTATACGTCGATCGTCGACGTGGCGGCGCTTGCGTATCCCTACTTGCCGGTGCGGCCGTTCATGCTCGACCGCTACGAAACGATGCGGTTCCTACCGAAGGTGAAGGCGCCGCTTCTCGTCCTGCACGGCGAGGATGATCGCGTCATCCCGGTGGAGATGGGCAAGGCGGTCTACGCCGCGGCAAACCCGCCGAAGGAGATCGCCACCTTTACGCGCGCCGGTCACTCGGACCATCACCTCTATGGGTCATACGAGGAGGTGTTCCGCTGGATCGAGGCCCTCAGGGCAAAAGCGCATAGGCGCGCGGCCGACGAGCGCATCGAAGGCGCCGCGCAATAG
- the rpsU gene encoding 30S ribosomal protein S21: MQVLVRDNNVDQALKALKKKMQREGIFREMKLRNYFEKPSERKAREKAEAVRRARKLARKRAQREGLLPGKAPTTPTAGAGPRR; encoded by the coding sequence TTGCAGGTTCTCGTCCGCGACAACAACGTCGATCAGGCTCTCAAGGCGCTCAAGAAGAAGATGCAGCGCGAGGGCATTTTCCGGGAGATGAAGCTCCGCAACTATTTCGAGAAGCCCTCCGAGCGTAAGGCTCGCGAGAAGGCCGAGGCCGTCCGCCGCGCCCGCAAGCTCGCTCGTAAGCGTGCTCAGCGCGAAGGTCTGCTGCCCGGCAAGGCTCCGACCACGCCGACCGCTGGCGCCGGTCCGCGCCGCTAA
- a CDS encoding 5-(carboxyamino)imidazole ribonucleotide synthase gives MREALPPGSTIGILGAGQLGRMLAAAASQLGFKCRIYSDVPGPASDVAVSTTIGAYEDLDKIAKFAAETDVVTYEFENVPVEAAAAVQRVRPVRPGLKALEVAQDRLKEKQFVASLGLPIAPFAAVAGPADFAAAMASVGVPSILKTRRMGYDGKGQAWLRTDNCLPRGFEIIGEAPATLEALVRFKFEVSVLLVRSIDGEVRTYDIPQNHHDGGILRTSTVPCVLPPAHQARARDIAGKIAEALDYVGVIGVEMFYVGEGPEPLLINEFAPRVHNSGHWTMDACAVGQFENHIRAVAGWPLGPTDRHSDCQMTNLIGDDVHAWPNLAAEANACLHLYGKHQARPGRKMGHVNRLSPAGKGR, from the coding sequence ATGCGTGAGGCACTTCCGCCGGGCTCGACCATCGGCATTTTGGGCGCCGGCCAGCTCGGCCGCATGCTCGCCGCCGCCGCTTCGCAGCTCGGCTTCAAGTGCCGCATCTATAGCGACGTGCCCGGCCCTGCCTCCGATGTCGCCGTGTCGACGACCATCGGCGCCTACGAGGATCTCGACAAGATCGCCAAGTTCGCCGCCGAGACCGACGTCGTCACCTACGAGTTCGAAAACGTGCCGGTTGAAGCGGCCGCCGCCGTGCAACGCGTGCGTCCCGTGCGTCCAGGCCTCAAGGCGTTGGAGGTGGCGCAGGACCGGCTGAAGGAAAAGCAGTTCGTCGCGTCGCTCGGCCTTCCCATCGCGCCGTTTGCCGCCGTGGCTGGCCCCGCAGATTTTGCGGCGGCGATGGCGAGCGTCGGCGTCCCGTCGATCCTCAAGACGCGTCGTATGGGCTACGACGGCAAAGGTCAGGCCTGGCTCCGGACCGACAATTGCCTGCCCCGCGGCTTCGAGATCATCGGCGAGGCGCCCGCAACGCTCGAAGCCCTGGTGCGGTTCAAGTTTGAAGTGTCCGTGCTGCTCGTGCGCAGCATCGATGGAGAGGTGCGGACCTACGACATCCCGCAGAACCACCACGATGGCGGAATCCTTCGCACTTCGACCGTGCCTTGCGTGCTGCCGCCCGCGCATCAGGCCCGTGCCCGCGACATCGCCGGGAAGATTGCCGAGGCGCTGGACTACGTGGGCGTCATCGGGGTGGAGATGTTCTATGTCGGCGAGGGGCCCGAGCCGCTGCTCATCAACGAGTTCGCGCCCCGCGTGCACAACTCCGGCCACTGGACGATGGACGCCTGCGCCGTCGGCCAGTTCGAGAACCACATCCGCGCCGTGGCCGGCTGGCCCCTCGGCCCAACGGACCGGCATTCCGACTGCCAGATGACGAATCTCATCGGTGACGACGTCCACGCCTGGCCGAATCTCGCCGCCGAGGCCAACGCCTGCCTGCACCTCTACGGCAAGCACCAAGCCCGCCCGGGCCGCAAAATGGGGCATGTGAACCGACTTTCCCCTGCCGGAAAGGGCCGCTGA
- the purE gene encoding 5-(carboxyamino)imidazole ribonucleotide mutase: MSTGKAVVGIIMGSQSDWPTMKNAAQVLDELNVPYEARIVSAHRTPDRLYEYAKSAQERGLKVIIAGAGGAAHLPGMTASLTSLPVLGVPISTTTLGGEDSLYSIVQMPAGVPVGTLAIGAMGATNAGLLAAQILALSDPQLKQRVEANRAARTAKVAEIPKDA; encoded by the coding sequence ATGAGCACCGGGAAAGCCGTCGTCGGCATCATAATGGGCAGCCAGTCCGACTGGCCGACGATGAAGAACGCGGCGCAGGTCCTCGACGAGCTGAACGTGCCCTATGAGGCGCGCATCGTCTCCGCCCACCGCACCCCGGACCGCCTCTATGAATACGCCAAATCGGCGCAAGAGCGCGGGCTGAAGGTGATCATCGCCGGGGCCGGCGGCGCCGCGCATCTGCCCGGCATGACGGCGTCGCTCACATCGCTGCCCGTGCTCGGCGTGCCGATCTCGACCACCACGCTCGGCGGCGAGGACAGCCTCTATTCGATCGTGCAGATGCCCGCCGGCGTGCCCGTCGGCACCTTGGCCATCGGCGCCATGGGCGCGACCAACGCCGGCCTGCTCGCCGCGCAGATCCTCGCCCTCTCCGACCCTCAGCTCAAGCAGCGGGTCGAGGCGAACCGCGCCGCCCGCACTGCCAAGGTCGCTGAGATTCCCAAGGATGCGTGA
- a CDS encoding MFS transporter yields the protein MQTHQQTTGRAIGAGMIGNVLEWYDFAIYGFFAVEIGRQFFSNESPIAQLLATFGIFAIGYLMRPIGGVLIGHVSDHFGRRTALVASITAMAVPTFLIGVLPAYETIGVLAPIGLTVLRMLQGLSLGGEYPSSMVFLIERAPEGRRGLMGSLASIGAVTGLLLGSSVGALLAAVMPAEALADWGWRLPFIAGLGIGLMGNLLRRHIAETLPERKAERAPIVETLREHWRLVARIAAAASFNAVPFYLLFVFLVSSMQIVDGFAPATALKINSLSMAALIPFNLLGAWLSDRYGRKPVMLTAAALGLVTAWPLFWLMNQPVPALVLSGQLAAAVFIGLFSAVMPALFVEATPAHVRCTAVALGYNLCLGILGGLTPFAATLIVEKSGNHLAPAFLIMGAAAIAFVAVLTFKETYRMPLPGSVVDPRSSRKRERSRGQPATAQRPAYAMISGRS from the coding sequence GTGCAGACGCATCAGCAGACCACCGGTCGCGCCATCGGCGCGGGCATGATCGGCAACGTCCTCGAGTGGTACGACTTCGCCATCTACGGCTTCTTTGCCGTGGAGATCGGGCGCCAGTTTTTTTCTAATGAAAGCCCCATCGCGCAGCTGCTGGCGACGTTCGGCATCTTCGCCATCGGTTATCTGATGCGCCCCATTGGCGGCGTCCTCATCGGGCATGTCTCGGACCACTTCGGGCGGCGCACGGCGCTTGTCGCGTCGATCACGGCCATGGCCGTGCCCACGTTCTTGATCGGCGTGCTGCCGGCCTATGAAACGATCGGTGTATTGGCACCCATTGGGCTGACCGTTCTGCGCATGCTGCAGGGGCTGTCGCTCGGCGGCGAATATCCAAGCTCGATGGTGTTCCTGATCGAGCGCGCACCCGAGGGTCGTCGTGGCCTCATGGGCAGCCTTGCTAGCATCGGTGCGGTCACCGGACTGCTCCTCGGGTCGAGCGTCGGCGCCCTCCTCGCCGCGGTGATGCCGGCGGAAGCGCTCGCCGACTGGGGCTGGCGCCTGCCTTTCATTGCCGGGCTCGGCATCGGCCTGATGGGCAACCTCCTTCGCCGGCACATCGCCGAAACGCTACCGGAGCGCAAGGCCGAGCGCGCGCCCATCGTCGAGACGTTGCGGGAACATTGGCGCCTCGTCGCCCGCATCGCCGCCGCGGCGTCGTTCAATGCCGTACCCTTCTATCTGCTGTTCGTTTTCCTGGTGAGCTCGATGCAGATCGTCGATGGCTTCGCGCCGGCGACCGCTCTCAAGATCAACAGTCTGAGCATGGCTGCACTAATTCCATTCAATCTGTTGGGAGCGTGGCTGTCCGACCGGTATGGCCGCAAACCCGTCATGCTGACGGCGGCGGCACTCGGTCTCGTCACCGCCTGGCCGCTGTTCTGGCTGATGAACCAGCCGGTACCGGCACTGGTCCTGTCGGGCCAGCTCGCAGCAGCCGTGTTCATCGGGCTGTTCAGCGCGGTGATGCCGGCGCTCTTCGTCGAAGCGACGCCCGCGCACGTGCGCTGCACGGCCGTGGCCCTCGGCTACAATCTTTGCCTCGGCATTCTCGGCGGCCTCACGCCGTTCGCTGCGACCTTGATCGTCGAGAAGAGCGGCAATCACCTCGCCCCGGCGTTCCTGATCATGGGCGCCGCCGCCATCGCCTTCGTCGCGGTGCTGACGTTCAAGGAGACGTACCGAATGCCCTTGCCGGGCAGCGTCGTCGATCCGCGCAGCAGCCGCAAACGCGAGCGCTCCCGCGGCCAACCGGCGACGGCGCAGCGCCCTGCCTATGCGATGATATCGGGAAGAAGCTGA
- a CDS encoding YdcH family protein gives MTGRPMKRIDERELRDELVKLRAEHRELDDQIILLEDQASADQLLVKRLKKRKLAIKDRMTAIEDQLLPDIIA, from the coding sequence TTGACCGGCCGGCCAATGAAGCGCATCGACGAGAGAGAGCTTCGGGACGAACTCGTCAAGCTCAGGGCGGAGCACCGCGAGCTCGACGACCAGATCATATTGCTCGAGGACCAGGCCTCGGCGGATCAGCTGCTCGTGAAGCGGCTGAAAAAGCGGAAGCTCGCCATCAAGGATCGCATGACCGCGATCGAGGATCAGCTTCTTCCCGATATCATCGCATAG
- a CDS encoding YdcH family protein, with protein MMALVAHIAELAEKHKLLERRIEEAVSRPGSDDLEIHRMKLEKLKLKDEIARLSGSETRH; from the coding sequence ATGATGGCGCTTGTAGCTCATATCGCGGAGCTAGCAGAGAAGCACAAACTTCTCGAGCGTAGGATTGAAGAAGCGGTCTCCCGCCCCGGTTCGGACGACCTGGAAATCCACCGAATGAAGCTGGAGAAGCTGAAGCTAAAGGACGAGATCGCTCGTCTCAGCGGCAGCGAGACACGACACTAG
- a CDS encoding acyl-CoA synthetase, whose protein sequence is MPSNPYNENLDKNAANYQPLTPLQFLQRAALVYPNHTAIIHGRQRFTYAEFYARCRRLASALKARGIKPGDTVSVMLANTPPMLEAHYGVPMTGAVLHTINTRLDAPIVAFQLDHANSKLFITDREFATLSKEALALAKVKPMVIDYDDPEFPQTGWRLSYEEYENFIAAGDPAFEWPMPADEWDAISLNYTSGTTGNPKGVVYHHRGAALMCYANNLEAGMGQHPVYLWTLPMFHCNGWCFPWSLSAVAGTHVCLRWVRAKAMYDAIVEHTVTHLSGAPIVMATLLNAAPDEKCEIPHKVSVNHAAAPPPQSVLDAMTAAGFHLTHLYGLTETYGPAVANEWNREWNELDDEGRALKRTRQGVRYLALEDLTVMDPMTMERVPADGETIGEVMFRGNIVMKGYLKNPSATDEAFAGGWFHSGDLGVLYPDGYIQLKDRSKDIIISGGENISSIEVEDVLYKHPSVAYCAVVAKPDEKWGETPCAFIELRPGMAATADELLGWCRDRLAKYKCPRHIVFAEVPRTSTGKIQKFKLRELAKNA, encoded by the coding sequence ATGCCATCCAACCCGTACAACGAGAATCTCGACAAGAATGCCGCCAACTACCAGCCGCTGACGCCTCTCCAGTTCCTGCAGCGCGCGGCGCTCGTCTACCCGAACCATACGGCGATCATCCACGGCCGACAGCGCTTCACCTACGCCGAGTTCTATGCGCGCTGCCGGCGGCTCGCCTCGGCGCTGAAAGCGCGCGGCATCAAGCCCGGCGACACCGTCTCGGTGATGCTCGCCAACACGCCGCCGATGCTCGAGGCGCACTACGGCGTGCCGATGACCGGCGCCGTCCTGCACACGATCAACACCCGCCTCGACGCGCCGATCGTCGCTTTCCAGCTCGATCACGCCAATTCCAAACTCTTCATCACCGACCGCGAGTTCGCGACCCTCTCCAAGGAGGCGCTGGCACTCGCGAAGGTGAAACCTATGGTCATCGACTACGACGACCCGGAATTTCCGCAGACGGGATGGCGGCTATCGTACGAGGAATACGAGAACTTTATCGCTGCGGGCGATCCGGCATTCGAGTGGCCGATGCCGGCCGACGAATGGGACGCCATCTCGCTCAACTACACGTCTGGCACCACTGGCAACCCGAAGGGCGTGGTGTATCACCACCGTGGCGCGGCGCTGATGTGCTACGCCAACAACCTCGAAGCCGGCATGGGGCAGCACCCGGTGTACCTGTGGACGCTGCCGATGTTTCATTGCAACGGCTGGTGCTTTCCCTGGTCGCTGTCGGCCGTCGCCGGCACGCACGTGTGCCTGCGCTGGGTGCGCGCCAAGGCGATGTACGACGCGATCGTCGAGCACACCGTGACGCACCTTTCCGGCGCGCCGATCGTCATGGCGACGCTGCTCAACGCGGCGCCCGACGAGAAATGCGAGATCCCGCATAAGGTGTCGGTCAATCACGCCGCGGCCCCGCCGCCGCAGTCCGTGCTCGACGCGATGACCGCCGCCGGCTTCCACCTCACCCACCTCTATGGGCTCACCGAAACCTACGGCCCCGCGGTGGCGAACGAGTGGAACCGCGAGTGGAACGAGCTCGATGACGAGGGCCGCGCCCTAAAGCGCACCCGCCAGGGCGTGCGTTACCTGGCGCTGGAAGACCTCACCGTCATGGATCCCATGACGATGGAGCGTGTGCCGGCGGACGGCGAGACCATCGGCGAGGTCATGTTCCGCGGCAACATCGTCATGAAGGGCTACCTCAAGAACCCGTCGGCCACGGATGAGGCATTCGCCGGCGGCTGGTTCCACTCGGGCGATCTCGGCGTGCTGTACCCGGACGGCTACATCCAGCTCAAAGACCGCTCCAAGGACATCATCATCTCGGGCGGCGAGAATATCTCGTCGATCGAGGTCGAGGACGTGCTCTACAAGCATCCGTCTGTCGCCTATTGCGCGGTCGTCGCCAAGCCGGACGAGAAGTGGGGCGAGACGCCTTGCGCGTTCATCGAGCTGCGCCCGGGGATGGCGGCGACGGCGGACGAGCTACTCGGCTGGTGCCGCGACCGGCTGGCGAAATACAAATGCCCGCGACACATCGTGTTCGCGGAGGTGCCGCGCACATCGACCGGAAAGATTCAGAAATTCAAGCTGCGCGAGCTGGCCAAAAACGCGTGA
- a CDS encoding DUF1013 domain-containing protein: MSDRKPLMPKATAVWLVSNTSLTFEQIAAFCGLHVLEVKGIADGDVAQGIKGLDPVTSGQLTREAIEEAERDPSRDLHLAEPKVIVPETPSRKGPRYTPVSRRQDRPNAVLWLLRNHPELKDSQIMRLVGTTKPTITQIRERSHWNAPNLTPQDPVTLGLCSQIDLDAEVKKAARRLERDRKDKPGMEKAGTLLPTEETTQPAPERKVEIMQPKHEELREETEKEEQARVFAKLKELSGGERTDDDDQQ; the protein is encoded by the coding sequence ATGAGCGATCGCAAGCCCCTGATGCCCAAGGCGACGGCCGTTTGGCTCGTCTCGAACACGTCGCTGACGTTCGAGCAGATCGCCGCTTTCTGCGGCCTGCACGTGCTGGAGGTGAAAGGCATCGCCGACGGCGACGTGGCGCAGGGCATCAAGGGCCTCGACCCGGTCACCTCGGGCCAGTTGACGCGCGAGGCGATCGAGGAAGCCGAGCGCGATCCGTCCCGCGATCTGCACCTCGCCGAGCCGAAGGTGATCGTCCCCGAGACGCCGTCGCGCAAGGGGCCGCGCTACACGCCCGTGTCGCGCCGCCAGGACCGGCCCAACGCCGTGCTCTGGCTCCTGCGCAACCATCCGGAGCTGAAGGACAGCCAGATCATGCGTCTCGTCGGCACCACGAAGCCGACCATCACGCAGATCCGCGAGCGCTCGCACTGGAACGCGCCGAACCTGACGCCGCAGGACCCGGTGACGTTGGGTCTGTGCTCGCAGATCGACCTCGACGCCGAAGTGAAGAAGGCAGCGCGCCGTCTGGAGCGCGACCGCAAGGACAAGCCCGGCATGGAGAAGGCCGGCACGCTGCTGCCGACCGAAGAGACGACGCAGCCGGCGCCCGAGCGCAAGGTCGAGATCATGCAGCCCAAGCATGAGGAGCTGCGCGAGGAGACTGAGAAAGAGGAGCAGGCGCGTGTCTTCGCCAAGCTCAAGGAGCTTTCGGGCGGCGAGCGCACGGACGACGACGACCAGCAGTAA
- a CDS encoding MaoC family dehydratase, protein MGNTPKSVYFEDLSVGQEASHSNTVTADIIRAFADVSGDRNPVHVDAEYAATTMFKERIAHGMLSAAYISAVFGMQLPGPGAIYISQTLNFKAPVKIGDTVVTTVKVAELVPEKKRAKFECVCAVNGKPVVQGEAVLMVPARPA, encoded by the coding sequence ATGGGCAATACGCCAAAGAGTGTTTATTTCGAAGACCTTAGCGTTGGCCAGGAGGCGAGCCACTCCAATACGGTGACGGCGGACATCATCCGCGCCTTCGCCGACGTCTCGGGCGACCGCAACCCCGTGCACGTCGACGCCGAGTATGCAGCGACAACGATGTTCAAAGAGCGGATTGCCCACGGAATGTTGTCGGCCGCCTACATCTCGGCGGTGTTCGGCATGCAGCTCCCCGGCCCCGGCGCGATCTACATTTCGCAGACGCTGAACTTCAAGGCGCCGGTGAAGATCGGCGACACGGTGGTGACCACGGTAAAGGTCGCCGAGCTCGTCCCCGAGAAGAAGCGCGCCAAGTTCGAGTGCGTATGCGCCGTCAACGGCAAGCCGGTGGTGCAAGGCGAGGCAGTGCTCATGGTGCCGGCGCGTCCGGCGTGA
- a CDS encoding bifunctional riboflavin kinase/FAD synthetase, with the protein MLVVQGYKNVPAEARGAAIAIGNFDGVHRGHQALLRAAAAIGRELGVPAGALIFEPHPREFFHPEEPHFHLTTLKQKLELFERAGLALAVVLPFDAKLASLSAEDFVALVVVDGIGARHVVIGHDFFFGRKRGGTPETMQDAGAKYGFGVTIIPPVAEDGEVFSSSSIRLHLAQGDVKGAARLLGRHWRIDGTVVGGAKRGTDLGFPTANIPLPKGTALGHGIYAVRVHLAGEHHDGAAYLGTRPTYDNGMPVLEVFLLDFDGDLYGREIDVEFVDFIRGDRKFDSSEALISQMQADCERIRDILADH; encoded by the coding sequence ATGCTCGTCGTTCAAGGCTATAAGAACGTGCCGGCGGAGGCGCGCGGCGCCGCGATCGCCATCGGCAATTTCGACGGCGTGCACCGTGGGCACCAGGCGCTGTTGCGCGCGGCGGCAGCGATCGGCCGCGAGCTCGGCGTGCCAGCCGGGGCGCTGATCTTCGAGCCGCATCCGCGCGAGTTCTTTCACCCGGAAGAGCCCCATTTCCATCTGACGACGCTCAAGCAGAAGCTCGAGCTGTTCGAGCGCGCGGGACTCGCGCTAGCGGTCGTGCTGCCGTTCGACGCCAAGCTCGCGTCGCTCTCGGCGGAAGATTTCGTCGCCCTCGTCGTCGTCGACGGCATCGGTGCCCGGCACGTGGTCATCGGTCACGACTTCTTTTTCGGACGCAAGCGCGGCGGCACGCCAGAGACGATGCAGGACGCGGGCGCCAAGTACGGCTTCGGCGTCACGATCATTCCGCCCGTGGCCGAGGACGGCGAAGTGTTCTCGTCGAGCTCGATCCGCCTGCACCTCGCGCAGGGCGACGTTAAGGGTGCGGCGCGGCTCTTGGGGCGCCATTGGCGGATCGACGGCACGGTCGTGGGCGGTGCCAAGCGCGGCACCGACCTCGGGTTCCCGACCGCCAATATTCCGCTGCCGAAAGGCACGGCGCTCGGGCATGGCATCTACGCCGTGCGGGTGCACCTCGCCGGCGAGCATCATGACGGCGCTGCCTACCTCGGCACGCGGCCGACCTATGACAACGGCATGCCGGTGCTGGAGGTGTTCCTGCTCGACTTCGATGGCGATCTCTATGGGCGCGAGATCGACGTCGAGTTCGTCGACTTCATCCGCGGCGACCGGAAGTTCGATTCGAGCGAGGCGCTCATCAGCCAGATGCAGGCGGACTGCGAACGCATCCGCGACATCCTGGCCGACCACTAA